In Deferribacter autotrophicus, a single genomic region encodes these proteins:
- the argH gene encoding argininosuccinate lyase, with product MSDKLWGGRFELPTDKFVDEFNASIHFDKRLYRYDIKGSLAHVEMLAKQGIIKPLEAEKIKEGLLQILDEIERGDFEFRTEDEDIHMAIEKRLKEIVGDVGGKLHTARSRNDQVAVDVRMYLRDVVEDVKKYIKAFLEVLVKKAEDNINVIMPGFTHLQTAQPILFSHYLLAYFQMFKRDFERFDDSLKRLNKNPLGSCALAGTTFPIDRFFTSELLGFDNPTENSLDSVSDRDFVLEFLTNASICQMHLSRLCEELIIYATSEFNFIEFSDDYCTGSSIMPQKKNPDVAELIRGKTGAVYGSMIGLFTTMKGLPLAYNKDMQEDKIPLFNAADNLLGSLKIISPMIEKMKINREKMYEAASKGYSTATELADYLVRKGLPFRDAHFVVGKTVKYAIDKEKKLDELSIDELRQFSELIDSDVYEYISVENAAKNKNSYGGTGLKSVMEQIKNAKQFLQAI from the coding sequence GTGTCAGATAAGTTATGGGGTGGACGTTTTGAATTACCTACAGATAAGTTTGTGGATGAGTTTAATGCATCAATCCATTTCGATAAAAGACTTTACAGATACGATATAAAAGGGAGCCTTGCACATGTGGAGATGCTTGCGAAACAAGGTATAATTAAGCCTTTAGAGGCTGAAAAGATAAAAGAAGGGTTGCTGCAAATATTGGATGAAATTGAAAGAGGAGATTTTGAATTTAGAACTGAAGATGAAGATATACACATGGCAATTGAGAAAAGGTTAAAAGAAATAGTTGGAGATGTAGGTGGAAAGCTGCATACGGCTAGAAGTAGGAATGATCAGGTGGCTGTGGATGTGAGGATGTATTTACGTGATGTGGTGGAGGATGTAAAAAAATACATAAAAGCTTTTTTAGAAGTGTTGGTGAAAAAAGCTGAGGATAATATTAATGTGATAATGCCAGGTTTTACACATTTGCAGACAGCTCAGCCTATTCTTTTTTCTCATTATTTATTGGCTTATTTTCAGATGTTTAAAAGAGATTTTGAGCGATTTGATGATTCTTTAAAGAGATTGAACAAAAATCCTCTTGGTTCATGTGCTCTTGCAGGTACTACTTTTCCGATTGATAGATTTTTTACTTCAGAGCTTTTAGGGTTTGATAATCCTACTGAAAACAGTCTCGATTCTGTAAGTGATAGGGATTTTGTTTTGGAGTTTTTAACCAATGCTTCCATATGTCAGATGCATCTTAGTAGACTTTGTGAAGAGTTGATTATTTATGCTACAAGTGAGTTCAATTTTATAGAGTTTTCAGATGATTATTGTACCGGTAGCAGTATTATGCCACAGAAAAAAAATCCTGATGTGGCAGAACTTATCAGGGGGAAAACGGGAGCAGTTTATGGTAGCATGATTGGTTTATTTACAACAATGAAGGGGTTACCTCTAGCATATAATAAAGATATGCAGGAGGATAAGATACCTCTATTTAATGCTGCTGACAATTTGCTTGGCAGTCTGAAAATAATTTCACCAATGATAGAGAAAATGAAAATTAATAGAGAGAAAATGTACGAGGCAGCATCAAAAGGGTATTCCACAGCCACTGAGCTTGCAGATTATCTTGTTAGGAAAGGTTTACCTTTTAGGGATGCCCATTTTGTCGTAGGAAAAACGGTGAAATATGCTATTGATAAAGAGAAGAAACTTGATGAGCTTTCTATTGATGAATTGAGACAGTTTTCAGAGTTGATAGATAGTGATGTGTATGAATATATCAGTGTGGAGAATGCAGCCAAAAATAAGAACAGTTATGGTGGTACAGGGCTGAAATCTGTGATGGAGCAAATTAAGAATGCGAAACAATTTCTACAGGCTATTTAA
- a CDS encoding tetratricopeptide repeat protein, protein MLTLLISLSVSLLAALGLYFVTYNYIWSLMLMVVLILALNFFIGRHFLKKLTTVFQEIEKDLKNNRFEKAINRLKNAYSFSKWQFFVKEQINSQIGIILYMQKKFNEAKDYLEKGFAKNWMGMAMLATLYFKEKNYEKVKSTMEKAIKNAPKEGFLYSLYAYFLTEMGEKDKAIEILVKGSKKAPLDEKLESNLEALKNGKKMKMRNYGTLWLQLNIEKMPQGFKPYQMVLARQKIRRR, encoded by the coding sequence ATGTTAACTTTACTCATTTCTTTGTCAGTTTCCCTGCTTGCAGCACTGGGACTTTATTTTGTCACTTATAATTATATTTGGTCATTAATGCTGATGGTTGTGTTAATTCTTGCGTTAAACTTTTTTATCGGGAGACATTTTTTAAAGAAATTGACAACAGTTTTTCAAGAAATTGAAAAGGATTTAAAAAATAATCGCTTTGAAAAGGCGATAAACAGGCTGAAAAATGCTTATTCTTTTTCAAAATGGCAGTTTTTTGTTAAAGAGCAGATAAATTCTCAAATCGGTATTATACTTTATATGCAGAAGAAATTTAATGAGGCTAAGGATTATCTTGAAAAAGGGTTTGCAAAAAACTGGATGGGTATGGCTATGCTTGCTACCCTTTATTTTAAAGAGAAGAATTATGAAAAAGTAAAATCAACAATGGAAAAGGCTATAAAAAATGCTCCTAAGGAAGGTTTTCTTTACAGCTTGTATGCATATTTCTTAACCGAAATGGGTGAAAAGGATAAAGCCATTGAGATTCTTGTTAAAGGTAGCAAAAAGGCACCTCTTGATGAAAAGCTTGAGTCTAATTTAGAAGCGTTGAAAAATGGTAAGAAAATGAAAATGAGAAATTATGGTACATTATGGTTACAATTGAATATTGAAAAGATGCCGCAAGGTTTTAAACCGTATCAGATGGTTCTTGCTAGGCAAAAAATTAGAAGAAGATAG
- the folE2 gene encoding GTP cyclohydrolase FolE2: MLKDIQSQFDDRNLAIDKVGIKGIKYPIILRDKRKGSQHTIATINMFVKLPHNFKGTHMSRFVEILNKYRENISISSFKEILEEMRIRLNSEEAHFDMEFTYFLEKEAPVSKQTSLMDYLCRFSGNVSDEKMDFILSVTVPVISVCPCSKEISAYGAHNQRSYVTISVRYNRMVWIEDLIEIAEKSGSSPIFSLLKREDEKFITECSYDNPVFVEDIVRNAAQYLLEDDRIDWFEVSSENFESIHNHSAFASITIDKKKK, encoded by the coding sequence ATGTTAAAAGACATTCAAAGTCAGTTTGACGATAGAAATCTCGCAATAGATAAGGTCGGAATTAAGGGAATTAAGTATCCGATTATTTTAAGAGATAAGAGAAAAGGGAGTCAGCATACCATTGCCACTATAAATATGTTTGTTAAACTCCCTCACAATTTTAAAGGAACACACATGTCTCGCTTTGTGGAGATACTTAATAAATACAGGGAAAATATAAGCATATCCTCTTTTAAAGAGATATTGGAAGAGATGAGGATAAGGCTTAATTCAGAAGAGGCTCATTTTGATATGGAATTTACTTATTTTCTTGAGAAAGAGGCTCCTGTTTCTAAACAAACTTCCTTAATGGATTATTTATGTAGGTTTAGTGGCAATGTTTCTGATGAAAAAATGGATTTTATCCTTTCTGTTACTGTTCCAGTTATTAGCGTTTGTCCCTGTTCGAAAGAGATAAGCGCTTATGGTGCACATAATCAAAGAAGTTATGTTACAATTTCTGTACGTTATAATCGTATGGTGTGGATTGAAGACCTGATAGAGATTGCAGAAAAGTCAGGTAGCTCTCCAATTTTCTCGTTATTAAAGCGTGAGGATGAAAAATTTATTACTGAATGCTCTTATGATAATCCGGTTTTTGTGGAAGATATTGTAAGGAATGCTGCGCAGTATTTGCTGGAAGATGATAGAATCGATTGGTTTGAAGTCTCAAGTGAGAATTTTGAAAGTATTCACAACCATTCTGCTTTTGCATCTATAACTATAGATAAAAAGAAAAAATAA
- a CDS encoding IclR family transcriptional regulator: MRRDKSEYAVQAVNNALDILELLGRSEQELSISEIGAKLGLTRSNVNKLLATLENFGYVEYNKRTGNFRMDVKAFQISQAYLNKLNLIDASKQILLEIKQKVNETVHISVLRKGNIVYLNAIETDHAVRVVPRIGNIGPAYATATGKAQLAYLKLDKIKEYYSDKLVKMTDNTIDNIDDLLDELEDVRKKGYAIDNEEFEVGVKCVGAPVFNFMGKVIAGISISAPVERMDDERIKREIIPVIIEGAQKLSIKYGYKPNA; this comes from the coding sequence GTGCGTAGAGACAAATCTGAATATGCTGTTCAAGCAGTTAATAATGCATTGGACATTTTAGAACTTTTAGGAAGAAGTGAACAAGAGCTTAGCATCAGTGAAATTGGTGCAAAGCTTGGTCTCACAAGAAGCAATGTTAACAAGCTGTTAGCAACCCTTGAAAACTTTGGATATGTGGAATACAACAAAAGAACTGGTAACTTCAGAATGGATGTTAAAGCTTTCCAGATATCACAAGCTTACCTCAATAAATTAAACTTAATCGATGCTTCAAAACAAATTCTCCTTGAGATAAAACAGAAGGTAAATGAAACAGTTCATATCAGTGTATTGCGAAAAGGCAATATAGTATATCTCAATGCAATCGAAACTGATCATGCAGTAAGAGTAGTACCAAGGATAGGAAATATTGGCCCCGCATATGCCACTGCCACAGGTAAGGCACAACTTGCATATCTAAAACTTGATAAAATAAAAGAATATTATTCAGATAAACTCGTTAAAATGACTGATAATACAATTGATAACATAGATGATTTATTAGATGAGCTTGAAGATGTTCGCAAAAAAGGGTATGCTATAGATAATGAAGAATTTGAAGTGGGAGTAAAGTGCGTTGGAGCTCCAGTTTTCAACTTTATGGGAAAAGTAATTGCAGGCATAAGCATCTCTGCTCCTGTTGAAAGAATGGATGATGAAAGAATAAAAAGAGAGATTATCCCGGTAATAATTGAAGGTGCTCAAAAACTTTCCATTAAATACGGTTATAAACCTAACGCATAA
- a CDS encoding thiamine phosphate synthase has protein sequence MKILQVLDYNTFLNDYIAVAKSVNNYVDFIWFRIKENDLNFVYEKTLQLIKFIDREKLIISEHVDIANILSLRGVHLNKNSIPPEVIKNKFPYLTIGYSAHSLEEISRIDADYYTLSPIFFTKKDYPITPIGHSVHIPSGKKVYALGGINSENVSLLKDNGFYGIAGISFYKELEKLKDILKG, from the coding sequence ATGAAAATCCTTCAAGTTCTCGACTACAATACATTTTTAAATGATTATATAGCAGTCGCAAAATCAGTTAATAATTATGTAGATTTTATCTGGTTTCGGATAAAAGAAAATGATTTAAACTTTGTTTATGAAAAAACTCTACAACTAATAAAATTTATAGATAGAGAAAAACTAATAATTTCCGAACATGTAGATATTGCCAATATTTTATCCTTAAGAGGTGTTCACTTAAATAAAAATTCTATACCTCCTGAAGTGATCAAAAATAAATTCCCCTATCTAACCATTGGCTACTCCGCCCACTCTTTGGAAGAAATATCCAGAATTGATGCCGATTACTACACACTAAGCCCTATATTTTTTACAAAAAAAGACTACCCCATCACTCCAATAGGTCATTCCGTTCATATCCCATCAGGGAAAAAAGTATATGCGCTTGGAGGGATAAATTCTGAAAATGTATCTTTGCTCAAAGATAACGGATTTTACGGAATTGCAGGAATAAGCTTTTACAAAGAATTAGAAAAACTTAAGGATATCTTGAAAGGTTGA
- the glnE gene encoding bifunctional [glutamate--ammonia ligase]-adenylyl-L-tyrosine phosphorylase/[glutamate--ammonia-ligase] adenylyltransferase — protein MFKNLKEILLSNIKEKNIIEEITYLCKHSLFLKNYILKFPESILNVKQLLGKPRDKQAILADISKFDFLNFTPQQFCTFLRHKKMEEYIIITYNDLIKNFDVSETTFHLSSFASAVLEVTYKYAYNQLKKDFGIPRDHNGDEVPFTIIGLGKLGGEELNFSSDIDIMYVYGTEKGITDGYKKISNHEFFVKLGEKIFHYLSDRDDIGIVFRVDLRLRPDGEKGALALPLRSYEIYYETYGQSWERMMLLKANPVAGNIDLGHQFLETVRPFVFRRTLDTKLINDLIEIKGKIQHRVDLKSKNEKNVKLGFGGIREIEFIVQTLQILNYPKHPEIFHRNTLKGLKKLADKKLLDEKDAEILTEAYKFLRKLEHMAQVENELQTHTIPENSATFHLYLERCGFKTKEEFEEKYNKITSSVNEIFSKLLENKNYDETSVLFDEELDTEDITLFLKSKNIKNPEKCAKIIKQIIRGNKYTPRQKDEKKLLKLFFKTIIPNLYQYENPDEILSFYEKLFLRRSNLYLIYDLSLESPHFLQKLTNLFAMSKHLSEIVLNNPNTLEFLYDPISPDYTVEKILSLLKDTISKKNIDEELEYELLRLKQKEFIFNIGYLYLNKSINIVQTMYSLTNIARAFTILAFERSFDKLKEKYGTPITVDKNVSDYLVVGLGKLGSFEISFGSDLDLIILYEDNGFTDGLKKITNREFFSKLVQKAIHYLSTMTYNGFLYKVDMRLRPSGSSGTLVTTIKSFDEYHKKESMTWEKQALLRADVINEQSSLTQTFFKIKNRILFTKEITREQLQEIYNMRIRIEKDKGSPPSKNDFKAGYGGLIDIEFIAQSFQLRYGYTSELLKGTNTHYILHFLRDLGLITNRNFYALHNSYLFLRHIENLTRVYQNLSTSKLPNDDNLLAQIGHFFGYKKNAHEKIVSDFQNVRNTVRGAFNRLFAELLKE, from the coding sequence ATGTTTAAGAACCTAAAAGAAATACTGTTATCAAATATAAAAGAGAAAAATATTATAGAAGAAATAACTTATTTATGTAAGCACTCCTTATTTTTAAAAAATTACATTCTAAAATTTCCAGAATCAATTTTAAATGTTAAACAATTATTAGGAAAACCTAGAGACAAACAAGCAATACTTGCAGATATTTCAAAATTCGATTTTTTGAATTTTACTCCACAACAATTTTGCACATTTTTACGACATAAAAAAATGGAAGAATATATTATCATCACTTATAATGACCTTATTAAAAATTTTGATGTATCAGAAACCACTTTCCATCTCTCTTCTTTTGCCTCTGCAGTCTTAGAAGTCACTTATAAATATGCTTACAACCAATTAAAGAAAGACTTTGGTATCCCAAGAGATCATAATGGGGATGAAGTTCCTTTCACTATTATAGGATTAGGTAAACTAGGTGGTGAAGAATTAAATTTCAGTTCGGACATCGATATAATGTATGTGTATGGTACGGAAAAAGGAATAACAGATGGATATAAAAAAATATCCAACCACGAATTTTTTGTAAAACTAGGTGAGAAAATTTTTCATTATCTCTCTGATAGAGACGATATAGGTATCGTTTTTAGAGTTGATTTACGACTTAGACCAGATGGAGAAAAGGGAGCATTAGCTTTGCCTTTAAGAAGTTATGAAATTTATTATGAAACTTATGGTCAAAGCTGGGAAAGGATGATGCTTTTAAAGGCAAATCCTGTTGCCGGAAATATTGATCTTGGACATCAATTTCTTGAGACAGTAAGACCTTTTGTTTTTCGTAGAACTCTTGATACTAAATTAATCAATGACTTAATAGAAATTAAAGGAAAAATTCAACATCGGGTAGATTTAAAATCAAAAAATGAAAAAAATGTAAAACTTGGATTTGGTGGTATTAGAGAAATAGAATTTATTGTTCAAACTCTTCAAATACTAAATTACCCAAAACATCCTGAAATATTTCACAGAAATACGTTGAAGGGGCTAAAAAAGTTAGCTGATAAAAAATTGTTAGACGAAAAAGATGCTGAGATATTAACAGAAGCCTATAAATTTTTAAGAAAACTCGAGCACATGGCCCAAGTTGAAAATGAATTGCAAACCCACACAATTCCAGAAAACAGCGCAACATTTCATTTATACCTTGAAAGATGTGGATTTAAGACTAAAGAGGAATTTGAAGAAAAATATAATAAAATCACCTCTTCAGTTAATGAAATCTTCTCCAAGCTTTTAGAGAATAAAAATTATGATGAGACCTCTGTTCTGTTTGATGAAGAGCTAGATACAGAAGACATAACTTTATTCCTAAAAAGTAAGAATATAAAAAATCCTGAAAAGTGTGCAAAAATTATAAAACAGATAATAAGGGGTAACAAATACACTCCAAGACAAAAGGATGAAAAGAAACTATTAAAACTTTTTTTCAAAACAATTATCCCAAATCTTTACCAATATGAAAATCCTGATGAAATTTTGAGTTTCTATGAAAAACTTTTTTTAAGAAGATCTAACCTTTATTTGATATATGATTTAAGTTTAGAATCTCCTCATTTTTTGCAAAAGTTAACTAACCTTTTTGCAATGAGTAAACATCTATCAGAAATTGTCTTAAATAATCCAAATACGTTAGAATTTTTATACGATCCTATTTCCCCTGATTATACCGTAGAAAAAATACTTTCTTTACTTAAGGATACTATTAGCAAGAAAAATATTGATGAAGAGCTAGAATATGAACTTTTAAGGCTAAAACAAAAAGAATTTATTTTTAATATAGGATATCTTTATCTTAACAAAAGCATAAACATTGTACAAACTATGTATTCCCTCACTAATATTGCAAGAGCATTCACTATTTTAGCCTTTGAAAGAAGTTTTGATAAATTGAAAGAAAAATATGGAACCCCAATCACCGTTGATAAAAATGTTTCTGACTATCTTGTTGTAGGTTTAGGTAAACTTGGGAGTTTTGAAATCAGTTTTGGATCCGATCTCGATTTAATAATTTTATACGAAGATAATGGATTCACAGATGGTTTGAAAAAAATTACAAACCGGGAATTCTTCTCAAAACTAGTCCAAAAAGCAATACATTATCTATCAACGATGACTTACAACGGATTTCTTTATAAAGTTGATATGAGATTAAGACCTAGTGGATCAAGCGGAACTCTTGTCACCACAATAAAATCCTTTGACGAATACCACAAAAAAGAATCAATGACATGGGAAAAACAAGCACTCTTAAGAGCAGATGTTATTAATGAGCAATCTTCACTTACTCAAACTTTTTTTAAGATAAAAAACAGAATACTTTTCACAAAAGAAATTACAAGAGAACAATTGCAAGAAATATACAATATGAGAATAAGAATAGAGAAAGATAAAGGCTCTCCTCCTAGTAAAAATGATTTCAAAGCAGGTTATGGAGGCCTAATAGATATTGAATTCATTGCTCAATCATTTCAATTAAGATATGGTTATACTTCAGAACTTTTAAAAGGGACCAATACTCACTATATACTACATTTTTTAAGGGATTTAGGCCTGATTACAAACAGAAATTTCTATGCACTTCACAATTCTTATCTTTTTCTAAGACATATTGAAAATTTGACTAGGGTTTATCAAAATTTATCTACTTCTAAACTTCCCAATGATGATAATCTGTTAGCACAGATCGGACACTTTTTCGGTTACAAAAAAAATGCCCATGAAAAAATCGTCTCCGATTTTCAAAACGTCAGAAATACTGTAAGAGGAGCATTCAATCGTTTATTTGCCGAGTTATTAAAAGAATGA
- a CDS encoding two-component system sensor histidine kinase NtrB — protein sequence MLKKIAFSGFILIFIFIFSFFIILQLQKKEYNIIKESNTKQINMLITELNNKIESNINSEIEKLHILSKLITHDINNFPQYSEIIIDNNTESFIMLISHEGNIVFTHPLRKSFVGFSILSFPDIANFFIRLKKTNTEQISFLYVKYFDNKKLDIVNKTFISIGITAKISNNNNFYLIKFVPYNIFFDNVLKKFKNVLGESVVIYLKDKPAVTKKNNIFEYNIKGLKYFIVVKEIHDPTARSLKIHFRKINFLIILLASISFLMGTFIIFNLFASHKKLEKLVEERTGELSIEKERYRLFFNYLPLAAIVYNLKNLQISEFNDNATNLGINMGDNLNKLINNEKSLQEHLAIVEKEGHNSSVIYTSDKRIFELHTIKLTNGNKALSIINDITEQKSIEEKLQQAQKHEIISTITSGISHDFKNTINNIQIYLSLIEKDKENSQHYINTLKSIIISAKEHIENLLTISHQRKPKTVELTSEELMKNFIQLVNNYIPKNIYITYINLIPQSRLRIAKGSIIQAFLNIIINSVEAIGEKEGTISIIIDKEQINKQSFIKITFNDNGPGIRNDILKNIFKPFYTTKENGCGLGLTLVNRVIKESGGFMNIESTFGEGTIVRIYLPEV from the coding sequence ATGTTAAAAAAAATTGCTTTTTCCGGTTTTATTCTAATTTTTATCTTTATATTTTCCTTTTTCATTATACTTCAATTACAAAAAAAAGAATATAATATAATCAAAGAATCGAATACAAAACAGATTAACATGTTAATTACTGAACTTAATAATAAAATTGAATCAAATATAAATTCTGAAATAGAAAAGCTTCACATCTTATCAAAACTCATCACCCATGATATTAACAATTTTCCACAATACAGTGAGATAATTATAGATAATAATACAGAATCTTTCATCATGCTAATTTCACACGAAGGAAATATAGTTTTTACACATCCATTAAGAAAAAGTTTTGTTGGTTTTTCTATTTTATCATTTCCAGATATTGCAAATTTTTTTATCAGATTAAAAAAAACTAATACGGAACAAATTTCATTTCTATATGTAAAATACTTTGATAATAAAAAGTTGGATATTGTAAATAAAACGTTTATAAGCATAGGAATTACTGCAAAAATCAGTAACAATAACAATTTTTATTTAATAAAATTTGTACCATACAACATCTTTTTCGATAACGTATTAAAAAAATTTAAAAATGTTTTGGGTGAATCTGTTGTAATATATTTAAAAGATAAGCCTGCAGTTACAAAGAAAAATAATATTTTTGAATACAACATCAAAGGACTAAAATATTTTATTGTTGTTAAAGAAATTCATGATCCTACAGCTAGAAGTCTTAAAATCCATTTCAGAAAAATAAATTTTCTGATAATCCTCTTAGCTTCCATCTCTTTCTTAATGGGTACTTTTATTATCTTTAATTTATTCGCCTCTCATAAAAAACTTGAAAAATTAGTTGAAGAAAGAACAGGAGAATTAAGCATTGAAAAAGAACGTTACAGACTTTTCTTTAACTATCTTCCATTAGCAGCCATTGTTTATAACCTGAAAAATCTTCAAATTTCAGAATTCAATGATAATGCAACAAATTTAGGGATTAACATGGGAGATAATTTAAACAAATTAATTAATAATGAAAAATCACTCCAAGAACATCTTGCAATTGTTGAAAAAGAAGGACACAACTCATCTGTCATCTATACCTCTGACAAGAGAATTTTTGAACTTCATACAATAAAACTTACAAATGGAAATAAAGCGTTATCAATAATCAATGATATAACTGAACAAAAATCTATAGAAGAAAAGCTTCAACAAGCTCAAAAACATGAAATCATAAGCACAATCACATCAGGCATCTCTCATGATTTTAAAAATACAATCAATAATATACAGATTTATTTATCATTAATTGAAAAAGACAAAGAAAACTCACAACACTACATAAACACTTTGAAGTCTATAATTATCTCAGCTAAAGAACATATTGAAAATTTATTAACTATTTCTCATCAAAGAAAACCTAAAACTGTAGAATTAACCTCTGAAGAACTGATGAAAAATTTCATTCAACTTGTTAATAATTATATTCCTAAAAATATCTATATCACATATATCAATTTGATTCCACAGTCTAGACTGAGAATTGCTAAAGGAAGTATTATTCAAGCATTTTTAAATATTATAATAAATTCTGTAGAAGCAATCGGCGAAAAAGAAGGCACAATAAGTATTATAATTGATAAAGAACAAATTAATAAACAAAGCTTTATAAAAATAACTTTTAATGATAATGGTCCTGGTATCAGAAATGATATCTTAAAAAATATTTTTAAACCTTTTTATACTACCAAAGAAAATGGTTGTGGCTTAGGACTTACTTTAGTAAATAGAGTAATTAAAGAATCAGGTGGATTTATGAATATCGAAAGTACTTTTGGTGAAGGAACTATAGTAAGAATATATTTACCGGAAGTTTAA
- a CDS encoding ABC transporter substrate-binding protein: MNYNIKLCLLIFLIFAQTAYSKEVLLVISYHKDFPWVIDFEKGFFEIIPEEKTDKVYLNSKHGSSYEITQNIFKAEEIIKKENPQILVCLDDNALEFVCKKYFNTDKKIVFAGINRDKSYYKLEKVNNVTGVFEHIYFEQTFEIIQEAFPTAKKILLLSDKSISSLSALEKCPKTYKSMQITIKNIEFFTDWQKEIKEAQDNYDILIILTCAKIKDNKGNYLHNTDVLKWTLRNNKLPEITLLSWMVKNGALMGVTISGYNHGIEAGVIVKKLLKGFPISKIPYIKYTKAELTVNLKRAKELNIQLPIGILMFANTIN; encoded by the coding sequence ATGAATTACAATATCAAACTATGTTTACTCATTTTTTTAATATTTGCTCAAACAGCCTATTCCAAAGAAGTACTTCTAGTAATAAGTTATCATAAAGATTTCCCTTGGGTAATAGATTTCGAAAAAGGCTTTTTTGAAATAATTCCAGAAGAAAAGACAGATAAAGTTTATCTTAATTCCAAACACGGTTCAAGTTATGAAATAACCCAAAATATATTTAAAGCAGAAGAAATCATAAAGAAAGAAAATCCTCAAATTTTAGTATGTCTTGATGATAATGCTTTAGAGTTTGTGTGTAAAAAATACTTCAATACTGACAAGAAAATAGTATTTGCTGGCATAAACAGAGATAAATCTTACTACAAGCTTGAAAAAGTAAACAATGTAACAGGAGTTTTTGAGCATATTTATTTTGAACAAACTTTTGAAATAATTCAAGAAGCATTCCCCACTGCAAAGAAAATTTTACTTTTATCTGACAAAAGCATCAGTTCCTTATCAGCTCTAGAAAAATGTCCAAAAACCTATAAAAGTATGCAAATAACTATAAAAAATATTGAATTTTTTACAGATTGGCAAAAAGAAATAAAAGAAGCACAAGACAATTATGATATTTTAATCATTCTAACATGTGCAAAGATAAAAGATAATAAAGGTAATTACTTACACAATACTGACGTCTTAAAGTGGACATTAAGAAATAACAAACTTCCTGAAATTACTCTATTAAGCTGGATGGTAAAAAATGGAGCCCTCATGGGTGTTACTATATCAGGTTACAATCATGGAATTGAAGCTGGAGTCATTGTTAAAAAACTATTAAAAGGATTCCCCATATCCAAAATACCATATATCAAATATACCAAAGCTGAACTTACTGTAAATTTAAAAAGAGCAAAAGAATTAAATATTCAATTACCTATTGGTATTTTAATGTTTGCAAATACTATTAATTAG